One genomic segment of Brevibacillus laterosporus LMG 15441 includes these proteins:
- a CDS encoding IS1182 family transposase, giving the protein MLKRQDAEARYQLSVVSLDELVPSNHLVRKIEKAIDFTFIYDLVKDKYSQDNGRPSVDPVVLIKIVFIQYLFGIKSMRQTIKELETNVAYRWFIGYDFTQPIPHFSTFGKNYARRFQDTDLFETIFAHILGQALKHRFVDPSVMFIDSTHVKANANKKKYIKTIVEQEPKKYLSYLTDELNQDRIDHGKKPLPKKSESIKKEVKLSTTDPDSGWFIKDEKERLFAYSFHAASDKNGFILSAKVTAANVHDSQMFQDVLSQAIHRVGKPYAVAVDAGYKTPYIAKTLITSGIRPVMPYTRPRTKDGFFKRYEYTYDEYYDCYICPANEILAYETTTREGYRMYRSNPSICKDCSFRNQCTNSKDSVKKISRHIWTEYIEEADHLRHTPKNKEIYSRRKETIERVFADLKEKHGLRWTTLRGIKKVTMQVMLVFASMNLKKLATWLWNPEKEKRKLLQLLTFYQQKIKQTLLISVA; this is encoded by the coding sequence TTGTTAAAAAGACAAGATGCAGAAGCCCGTTACCAACTGTCCGTTGTTTCATTAGATGAGCTTGTCCCTTCTAATCATTTAGTTCGTAAAATTGAGAAAGCAATTGATTTTACTTTTATATACGACCTTGTAAAAGACAAATACTCGCAAGATAATGGGAGACCGAGTGTCGACCCTGTTGTTTTAATCAAGATCGTATTTATTCAATATTTATTTGGAATAAAATCTATGCGTCAGACAATCAAAGAACTGGAAACGAATGTAGCTTATCGGTGGTTTATCGGTTATGACTTCACTCAACCAATTCCTCATTTCTCTACCTTCGGTAAAAATTATGCTCGTCGTTTTCAAGATACAGACCTCTTTGAAACCATTTTCGCACATATTCTTGGACAAGCTCTTAAGCATCGATTTGTTGATCCTTCTGTTATGTTTATTGATTCTACTCATGTAAAGGCTAATGCTAATAAGAAGAAATACATAAAGACTATAGTTGAACAAGAGCCTAAAAAATATCTATCTTACTTAACAGACGAATTAAATCAGGATAGGATCGATCACGGAAAGAAGCCCTTGCCAAAAAAGTCTGAGTCTATAAAAAAGGAAGTGAAGTTGAGCACTACCGATCCTGATAGTGGTTGGTTTATTAAGGATGAAAAAGAAAGATTATTTGCATATTCTTTCCATGCCGCAAGCGATAAGAACGGATTCATCTTAAGTGCAAAAGTAACAGCTGCTAATGTTCACGACAGCCAAATGTTCCAAGATGTTTTAAGTCAAGCTATTCATCGAGTAGGAAAACCGTATGCAGTAGCAGTAGATGCAGGCTATAAAACTCCTTATATTGCTAAAACCCTCATTACGTCTGGTATACGTCCTGTAATGCCGTATACGCGACCACGTACAAAGGATGGATTTTTTAAGAGATACGAATATACTTATGATGAATATTATGATTGCTATATTTGTCCTGCAAATGAAATATTAGCTTATGAGACAACAACCCGTGAGGGGTATCGAATGTACAGATCGAATCCATCAATCTGCAAAGATTGTTCCTTTCGGAACCAATGTACAAATAGCAAGGATTCAGTGAAAAAAATCAGTCGTCATATATGGACGGAATACATAGAAGAAGCTGATCATCTTAGACATACGCCAAAAAATAAAGAAATCTATTCAAGAAGAAAAGAAACGATTGAACGAGTATTTGCAGATTTAAAGGAAAAGCATGGCTTGAGATGGACCACTTTACGAGGGATTAAAAAAGTGACCATGCAGGTGATGCTTGTTTTTGCTTCTATGAATTTAAAAAAGCTCGCTACTTGGCTCTGGAATCCTGAAAAGGAGAAGCGTAAGCTTCTTCAATTACTGACTTTTTACCAACAAAAAATAAAACAAACTCTCCTTATATCAGTAGCATAA
- a CDS encoding imm11 family protein, translated as MKQRTVGNGLLHLVFLTRNSLLSTIFIHSTKKRADLHTFRYFVYTLNQSIIWIDKFSFLEEKISGQHIFKLPEMPKNHVFVSDKFRNLVIDNGIIGWEFIEEWDSEK; from the coding sequence ATGAAACAACGGACAGTTGGTAACGGGCTTCTGCATCTTGTCTTTTTAACAAGAAACTCACTCCTTTCCACTATATTCATACATTCAACAAAAAAGCGTGCAGACCTTCATACCTTTCGGTATTTTGTCTACACGCTGAATCAATCCATTATATGGATTGATAAGTTCTCATTCCTTGAAGAGAAGATTTCCGGGCAACACATTTTCAAGTTGCCTGAAATGCCCAAAAATCATGTGTTTGTTTCAGATAAATTTCGAAACCTCGTGATAGATAATGGGATAATTGGATGGGAATTCATTGAAGAATGGGATTCTGAAAAATAG
- a CDS encoding pentapeptide repeat-containing protein has protein sequence MDDYLMSDCENCFGLCCVALPYAKSADFAFNKDGGEPCRNLCTDNRCCIHNQLRDKGFRGCVSYECFGAGQHVSQRIYKGNDWRNNIQKSSEMFIVFPIVQQLHEMLCYLSQALGLTETKPFQTELKKVYDETVQMTNRTPEEILSIDIPSHRHTVNDLLVRTSDLVRKDFEQANKKRKFNKGLDYLGANLKGADLKGANLRGALLIAANLSNSDLRKVDFIGADLRDADLRNANLTDCIFLTQSQVNSAKGNQYTKLPNYIDTPDHWLR, from the coding sequence ATGGATGATTACTTAATGTCTGATTGCGAAAATTGTTTTGGCTTGTGTTGTGTCGCTTTACCTTATGCAAAATCAGCCGACTTTGCATTCAATAAAGACGGTGGGGAGCCTTGCCGGAATTTATGTACTGATAATCGCTGCTGTATACATAACCAATTAAGAGATAAGGGCTTTCGTGGATGTGTCTCCTATGAATGTTTTGGAGCTGGACAACATGTTTCGCAGAGAATATACAAAGGGAATGATTGGCGAAATAACATTCAAAAATCAAGTGAGATGTTTATAGTATTCCCTATTGTTCAACAGTTACATGAAATGCTCTGTTATCTCAGTCAAGCTTTAGGGCTAACAGAAACGAAGCCATTTCAAACAGAATTAAAAAAGGTTTATGATGAAACTGTACAAATGACAAACAGGACTCCTGAAGAAATTTTAAGCATAGACATACCTTCTCATCGACATACTGTTAACGATTTATTAGTCAGGACAAGTGATTTAGTTCGGAAAGACTTTGAGCAAGCAAATAAAAAAAGAAAGTTTAATAAAGGCCTAGACTATTTAGGAGCCAATTTAAAAGGTGCTGATCTAAAAGGTGCAAATTTAAGAGGAGCACTTTTAATTGCAGCTAACTTAAGTAATTCTGATTTAAGAAAAGTGGATTTTATTGGTGCAGACTTAAGGGATGCAGATCTAAGAAATGCGAATCTGACCGATTGCATATTCTTGACACAATCTCAAGTTAATTCAGCTAAAGGGAATCAATATACTAAACTACCTAATTATATAGATACCCCTGATCATTGGCTAAGATAA